The Spirosoma oryzicola region AGCCACATCGGCCTGCGAAAACCGGAACCCATACTGGTGAACGGCGTTCAATCCAAATTCCATAAGTCAGTATTGTAAAATAAAGAATGTAAACTCTTACGCGGACAAAGTTCGGTACTTCCCTCTGAATCATTGTTCAGGTAGCGTAAATCATTATCCCTTACCTTCGCAGATACTTATGCTTAAAAACCTGTTTTCGCTCGATACGTCGCTCGACAAGCGCGTGTTTGGGTTAGACGTAATGCGGGCCATTGCCATCCTGGTGGTCGTTGATGCTCATGCGAGGGTAGCGCTCGGTGACTATTACAGTGGTGCATTCTGGCATCAGCTCATCCCGGATGGCGTAGAGCTTTTTTTTGTGTTGAGTGGTTTCCTGATCGGTGGTATTCTGATTCGGTCGTACGAAAAAAAAGGCCGCTTCGATGCTGACTTACTGCTTAATTTCTGGACGCGTCGCTGGTTTCGAACCTTGCCCAATTATTACCTGGTTCTGGGCGGCCTGATTGGACTTGCCTTGGTCCGTGCGTGGCGAAGTGGACTGCATCACACGCTGCCTCCGAAAGAAACGCTGGTTAAGTACTTTTTCTTCGTGCAAAACTTCGCCCGCTTTATTCCCGACTTTTTCCCGGAAACGTGGAGTCTGGCGATTGAGGAGTGGTCGTATATTACGTTACCGCTGGTGTTGTGGCTGATGCACCTGCTACTGCCCGCCAGCTGGCCGCGCCAGCGCATTGTACTGGCCGCAATTTTAACCGTCATTGTCGGTACGAACCTGTATCGCTTTCTGCTGGCCATCCATTACCCGATTGAAGACGGTGAGTTGGGCTTTCGCGGAATTGTACTGGCCCGGCTAGACGCTATATCCTATGGTGTGCTGGCTGCTTACGCCAAGCATTACTTCCCCGCTCAGTGGACCCATCCGCGACTGCGTCAGCGGTTATTCGTCGCGGGGCTGCTGTTAACTGTTTTGGTGGCCTTTTCGGCGTCTATCTACATTCTGCGTTTTTATGTCGAAGCGGGCGTTTATCCGGCCTACGTTTTCTACAAACGAACGTTCTATTTTCCGCTCATCGGACTCACTATGATGCTGGTGATGCCGTACATGGACGGCTGGCGAAACGCCACGGGTGGCTGGTCACGGTTTGGCATCGCCCAGATAATCACGCATATCAGTCTGATTTCCTATTCGATGTATCTGCTCAATCTGACGCCCATCATGCTAATGATCATCGAGCGATTTCCGACAACGTCACTGGCTGTTGGCTGGGCAAAAGTTGCTGTTTTCTGGGTACTGGTTTTGGTATCGTCAACGTTGCTGTTCAAATATTTTGAAAAACCCGTCACCGCACTGCGGGAACGGTTATCCAAAAAAGAACCTACGCTACTGAACGAGCAAAAGACAGGTTTACCGGTGCAATAAACAAGGACGGTCGCGATTAGCTTGTGTGGTCACTAACGATAACCCAGCGTTTTTTGATCTTGTGCCATAGCAGTGTGAAATGCCCGCCCTTGTTGCCGACTTTAGGACGGGTCAGGTGCCAGCGGCCAATCACGTAAGCAACGTTGGGCGACGGAAAATCCATTTGCAGAATGTCGAATTTGAGTGTCCCCATCGAATCCCGATCCGGGTATCGTTTTTTGTAATTCGCTAATGTCGCCGTGTAACCGTAGGTGACGCCGGTGCTGCTGACAAAGGTTAACGAGTCGGAAGGCCAATAGGTGCTCATGAACCGATCGATGCGCCCAGCATTCCAGTCTTCGGTCTGTCGTTTAAGCGCTAGGAGAATTGTCCGGCGGTCGGTGGCCTGCTGGCCCAGTGCGGGCAATGCAAGCAGGAACAATAAACCAGCGCAAAAAATCGGTTTCAACAGAAACGGCTTACTTCGTACGGTTGGCGTAAAAACTAAAGAAGCGATACCGTAAATAAATCTCTTCATGACAGGCTGTAGAGTGAATGGATTAAATAGTATACCCCATCCGTTGTTTATTGTTTATTACCAAGCTGTAGGACTACGGGATAAATCAGCTATCCATACCGATCGTAGGCATCAGACCGGGCAGACGTTGTGACCTGACGGCTAATGCTTAACTTTGCCGGAACATTCAGCGCACCCACCCTTATGAATCGAATCCGGAAGTTCTACGACGAGTACAAGCCTTACATCTTTTCGGATGGCTGGTACTACGTGTTTATCGTTGTTTTTATCATTATCCTCTTTATCTTCTTTTCCTAAGTGCCCACCTTACCGTCTGTTCTGGCCATCATCAATCCACTATCGGGTACAACAACCCTAGCGCAGAAGATGGTCCTGCGCGATACGTTTCTGCGTAAGGCCGAGGAACGCCACTTTGCACCCGAAGTAGCAGTTACGGAGTACCCTGGCCACGCGACCGAACTAGCTGCCGACGCTACCCGACGGGGGGTAAGCCGGGTGCTGGCCATTGGTGGCGATGGTACCATCAACGAAACGGCGCAGGCGTTACGTCGGTCGGCTACCGCGCTGGGTATCGTGCCCGTCGGGTCGGGTAATGGACTGGCCCGGCACCTGGGCGTTCCACTCAACCCCATAAAAGCCGTTGAGCGCGCGCTGAATGGTCAGCCGGTCGTTATCGACAGTGCCGAAATCAACGAATATTCTTTTTTCTGTACCGCTGGATTGGGGTTTGAGGCTTATGTCGCTCATGCCTTTGCGTTACAGCCCGTCCGGGGATTGCCGACGTACGTACGAACAGCGTTCCGGGCGTTTTGGGCGTACAGACCGCTTCAATTTTCGCTTGACGGACAGGAGAAAACGCTTTTTTCGCTTACATTCGCTAATGCGGGTCAATTTGGCAATAATGCCTGGATGGCTCCGAAAGCGAACATCGCCGACGGACGTTTGGAACAATGCGAAATACGACCGTTTCCGGCGCAGGCGGCTGGTATGCTGACTTGGCGGCTGTTCAATAAAACGCTTGATCAATCACCCTACTGGCACGGTCGTTCGGTTACTAAAGCGACAGTTGTAGCCGATGGTCCGTTGCTGATCCATGCCGATGGTGAGCCGTTGACATTGCCCGAAGGAAAAGCAGAGATTCGAATTTTACCGGGAAGTTTGTTGGTATTATTATAAGCAAGGTATGGCTGCGCCTAAACAAAAACTTGTTATTTCGTTCGATGCGTATTACGCGCTGTAAGGTTGCGGAATAGAGCCGGGAAAATCACAAATCGGCTCGCGAATTAAGGACGATGTAAATTCATTGGCGCAACATAACGTTGAAAGCCCGATATTTGCCCCTCCAAAACTATACTGATGGCGGACAAACAACCCCAATAGCGGTCTAGTGTCCGGCGTCCACTGTCTAATGGCTCAAAAAAAAGTAGTTCTTGCCTTCAGCGGAGGCCTCGATACCTCCTTTTGCGTTAAATATCTGTCCGAAGACCGGGACATGGAAGTTCACTCGGTGCTAGTCGATACGGGCGGTTTTTCCGATGCCGAACTCAAAGCCATCGAAGAACGGGCTTATTCGTTAGGCGTTAAATCCCACGCGACAATTTCCAAAACCGACGATTATTATCAGCAATGCCTGAAATTCCTGGTGTTTGGTAACGTTTTGAAAAACAATACGTACCCGCTTAGCGTGAGCGCCGAACGAATTTTCCAGGCTATTGCGGCTGCTGAATACGCCCGCCAGATCGGCGCGTCGGCCATTGCGCACGGTTCGACCGGGGCCGGTAACGATCAGGTGCGCTTCGATATGGCGTTCCGCATTATCATTCCCGACGCGGAGATTATTACCCCAATCCGTGATCTGCGTCTTTCCCGCGAAGCCGAAATCGAATACCTTAAATCGAAAGGGGTGGAGCAGGAATGGCACAAGGCCGCTTATTCGATCAACAAAGGACTGTGGGGAACGTCGGTTGGCGGTAAAGAAACGCTGACCTCCGATCAGTTTCTCCCCGAATCGGCCTGGCCTACGCAGGTTACGAAAACCGAGCCTGAAACCATTACGCTGTCGTTTGAGCACGGTGAAATTAAAGGAATTTCGGGTGCTGCCTTCGGCAACGAAACCTACGCCAATCCAGTTGACGCCATCCGTAAGCTGACCGAACTGGCCGGTCCGTATGGTATTGGTCGCGACATTCACGTTGGCGATACCATTATTGGCATCAAAGGCCGCGTTGGTTTCGAAGCACCAGCCCCGTTGATTCTGATCAAAGCTCATCATGCCATCGAAAAACATGTGTTGGGTAAGTGGCAGATGTACTGGAAAGAGCAACTGGCCAACTGGTATGGTACGATGCTTCACGAAGGGCAGTTTATGGACCCGGTGATGCGGAATATCGAAACGTTCCTGAGCGACACGCAGGGCCACGTTTCGGGCAAAGTGCACGTGCAGCTGGCCCCTTACCGCTTCCAGGTACTCGGTATCGAATCTGACTACGACCTGATGTCGTCAGCTTTTGGCAGCTACGGTGAGATGAACAACGCCTGGACGGGTGACGACGTGCGTGGCTTCTCGAAAGTAGCGTCGAATCAGGTAATGATTTACGAGAAAATTCGTGAACATAATTCTTGACGCCAGCCCGCTGGGGATTGGATTTTACCATCGGCAGGCGCAAACCGGCATCAGCCGCGTTGTGGAACAGCTATTGGCTGGTCTGCAACGGGCCGATGATGTCGAGTTGCAGCTGGCGGCACCAACCCACCTGGCCGAAACGATGCGCTTTGCCCAGCTATCCTTTGGGCAAAGCGCACCACCGTTTGTCAATCCACCCAGTGAGCAGGCGCTGGCCCGGTTTGAAAACAGGCTGCTGGGTTCACTCGCGCCCGGCAAGCTACCGTCTAAACTAATCCGTGAACTGGCGTTCCGGCTGCGTCGGGCAACGGGGCGGGAGATGGCCCGGTTCGACAAGAGCGACTTGCCGACCAACGCTGTCTACCACAGTCCGTTTTTCCCAATCCCTGAAAGTCTGCGCAACCGCCGAACTTTACCACTGGTGCAAACCATCCATGACCTGATTCCGATTCGGCATCCGGAGTGGTTTACATCAGGAGAACAAACCGTAAAAAAAGTGCTGGCAACGCTATCGTCCGAAACGTGGGTAACCACGGTTTCTCAGGCGACGAAGGACGATTTCTGTGAGCATACTGGGTTCGATCCAGCGCGGGTAGTACCTATTCGTCTGGCGGCTTCGTCGGCGTTGTTTTATCCGGTAACGGATGAAACGCGAAAACGAGCGGTACGGCAAAAACTCGGTATTGGCGATGAGCCGTATCTGCTGAGTCTGGCTACGTTGGAGCCACGCAAGAATATCGCGCACCTGATTCGTTCGTTTGGCCGAATGATTGATGGCGGAGACTTACCGGCTGATGTTCGGTTGGTACTGGTCGGTACCAAAGGCTGGAAATTCAACGACATTATGGCTGAAGCCAGTAAGAACGCAGCTCTGGCATCGCGGTTGATTTTCACGGGATTCGTGCAGGACGACGATCTGGCTCCGCTATATAGTGGTGCGTTGGCTTTTGTCTATCCATCTCTGTACGAAGGCTTTGGGCTGCCACCGCTGGAAGCGATGCAGTGTGGTGTGCCGATTGTTACGTCTGACATACCCGCCCTTGCCGAAGTGGTCGGTGAGGCTGCCATCCGGGTTCCACCGACAGATACCGACGCGCTCTGTCAAGCCATAGGTATGGTGGTAAACTCTCCGGCGGTTCGAACGGAGCTGTCGGACAGGGGCAGAAAACAGGCAACGCAGTTTTCGTGGGACAAATTTACCGCAGAACACGTTGCTCTTTATAAGCGAACTGTAGGGTAACTGAACAAGACCCATCACTTGATAAACATACGGGTTGGCTATGGCTTAGCTGGCCCTGAAAATAGTATGAAACTAAACGTTGGCATTATTGGCGGGGCGGGCTACACCGGTGGCGAGCTGCTGCGCATTCTGATTAATCACCCATTTGTTGAGGTAGCGTTTGTGCACAGCAACAGCCAGGCCGGTAAACCCGTCTGGAATACGCACACCGATCTGTTGGGGGATACGGATCTAACTTTTTCGGGCGAAGAACCGGCGGCTTTGCTGGCTCAGGAAGGCTTGGATGCCATTTTTCTTTGCTCGGGACATGGCGCATCGGCAACGTTCATGGCCGAACATGATCTGTCGGACGACATTACCGTGATTGATCTCAGCAATGATTTTCGCGATGAGCACGACGATTTCGTGTACGGTCTACCCGAACTTCAGCGCGAACGGATTCAGGAAGCGACCCGTATTGCCAATCCCGGTTGTTTCGCTACCAGTATCCAACTGGCTTTGCTGCCGTTGGCTAAGGCGGGCAAACTACAGGCGGATGTTCAGATCAGTGCGATCACGGGTAGTACGGGTGCCGGTCAGGCGCTTGTGCCCACAACGGGTTTTACCTGGCGCAACAACAACATTTCCATTTACAAAGCATTTACCCATCAGCACCTGGCCGAAATTCGGCAGAGTCTGACTACGCTTGATCCGGATTTCAACCACACGATCAACTTCATTCCGTACCGGGGCGACTTCACGCGGGGTATTATGGCGAATGTGTACACGCCGTTTTCGGGTACGCGGGAAGAAGCGAAGGAACTGTACAAGGCCTACTACGCCAATCATCCGTTTACACACGTGAGCGATGCGCCGGTGGACGTAAAGCAAGTGGTGAACACAAACAAGTGCTTTTTACACCTCGAATTGCACGACGGTCAGCTGTTGATTACCAGCGTCATTGACAACCTCACCAAAGGTGCTTCGGGGCAAGCGGTGCAGAACCTGAATCTGGTTTTTGGTTTGCCGGAAGATACAGGTCTTCGACTGAAGCCCGTAGCGTTTTAGCCAGAATCGGAACCCGTTAGTTATGCGCTCCTTGCTGATTCGAATCGTATGGATAATCGCTCCGGTATTGTTGCTGACTGATTGTAGCACGTCCAATCGTGTTATTCAGCAAGCAACCGTGGGGAGCGATTATTGCACACCCGTGTTGTCGTACTCGTACAATCCGGCTTATGCGCCCAGACCGGATATTGACGCGGTCTTGCAATCAGATACCATTCTGACCAAACACTACTCGCGGCATGATTTATTAATGGCCAATGCTACCGGTGTTCTGCCTTTGTTGCAGGAGTTGAGTCGGTTACACAAAGGCCGTTCTGACGAAGAACGTTTGGAGCGTATTACCAAGCGTCTGCAAATTCAACAGCGGTTGCAGCTGGCTTCGACCGAGTTGTCTAGTTTTGCCGCCGAACTCGACTGCGAAGGCGAACGCGCTGATCAACTGGCTACGTATCTGGACGAGAAAGACACCCGGCGCGTTCGGCGGCTGACCATCTTTTCGGTCGTGATCGGGGCTGTTACAACCGTAGCGACGGCGTTGATTGAAGCAAGCAATCCAAACAAGATTATCGGAATCTCGGGTGGTCTGGTGAGCGCAACGACGGGTGGCCTGGCCGCTTTTTCGTCCAATAAATCAGTCGCGTTTAGTCATAAACGAAACCTGTTGGCTGATCTCTGGAACCAGCCCGAACAATCATCGATTTATCCGCCGTTTATCTGGTACGTACTCAACGAAAAGTCGTTTAGCAACACCGGGCAGACATCCATTGGGTACAACATTCGCCAACGCTGGCAGGGCTACGTACTCGAAGAAGCTTCAAAAAAACAGCAGGATTTGTACTTCGGTCCGGGCGGAAACTACCTGGCCGACGACCTGCATATCCGGGCGAATATGCTCAACCAACTTCAGTCGTCGGTCCGGTCGATCAACCAGGATTTACAGGCATTGATGCTTAGCTTACCTGATTAACGCAACGATCAGTAGCCGTACCAATCGCCCCACCATTTCTGCAAACTACGACGAATTTCGGCTTCTCGGGCGTTTTGACCCGGCTCGTATAGTTTATGCCCTTTCAAATCATCCGGAAGAAAGTTCTGCTGGGCAAAGTTACCTTCGTGGGCATGGGCGTACTGGTACTCTTTTCCGTAACCAATCTGCTTCATTAGCTTGGTGGGCGCATTGCGCAGGTGCAGCGGTACGGGTAAGTGCGCCGTCTGCTCGGCCAGGGCAATGGCATCGTCAATGGCAACGTAGCTGGCGTTACTTTTGGGTGAGGTGGCCAGGTACACCGCTACCTGCGATAAAATAATCCGTCCTTCCGGCATACCGATTGCCCGAATCGCCTGCACGGCTTCCGACGCCATAATCATAGCGGTCGGATTGGCATTTCCTATATCTTCCGATGCCAGAATCAGCATACGCCGGGCAATGAAAACCGGATCTTCACCGGCAACGATCATACGCGCCATCCAGTACAAAGCCGCGTTGGGGTCCGAACCTCGCAACGACTTGATAAACGCTGAAATAATATCGTAATGCTGTTCGCCCGACTTGTCATAGCGAGCAATGTTCTGCTGGGCTACGGTGGTAACTCCCTCATCCGTAATAACGAGTGGTTCGGTTGATACGTGGGCGGACGCCACCAGTTCCAGCAGATTCAGCAGTTTACGTCCATCACCACCGGACAGCCGAAGTAAGGCATCGTACGACTCGACCGTGATGTGTTTCGACCGTAAAAAAGCATCCTTATCGATGGCCCGGTCCACAACCTGAATCAGTTCTTCACGGCTTAACGCTTCCAGAATGTAAACCTGAGAGCGCGATAATAGGGCGCTGTTTACTTCAAACGACGGATTTTCGGTCGTCGCGCCAATAAGAATGATCTGACCTTTTTCGACCGCGCCAAGCAGCGCATCCTGCTGACTCTTGTTAAACCGGTGAATCTCGTCGATGAAAACAACGGGGGGAAACATACCCGACGGACGACTGAGCACATCCCGGATTTCCTTGACGCCCGAATTGATGGCGCTTAAAGCGATAAATGACCGCTTGACGGCTTCGGCCAGCAACAAAGCCAGCGTCGTTTTGCCCACACCCGGCGGGCCCCATAAAATCATGGAAGGTAGCCGTCCGGCATCCACGGCCCGACGCAGGGCTCCGCCGGATCCAATCAGTTTACGTTGGCCAATAACATCGTCGAGGGTGCGCGGGCGAACCCGTTCAGGGAGGGGCGTTGAGTCCGTATTCATTCCGCAAAATTACACACAAAAAACGGTAGCCACTCGCGCAGCTACCGTGATCAGAAAAGGTTTAGGAATAATCAGGGGTAAGAATAGGTTGGTTTATAGGGCAACGTTTTCGGGGGTGATGTAGCGTTTCAAATTGCTCATCGCGCCAAAAATCAGATTGTAAACAGACTGTATATTTATTTGCATTAGGGTCGAAATCTCTTCATTACTCATGTTCTGGAAATAGCGCAGATGAACGGCTTCGCGCTGACGGCGGGGTAATTTCTCCAGGGCTTGATGCAGGCAGTCGTTCATGTACGAATCTTCTTCATAAGCAATCAGCAGGTTCTCGTGCGACGGATCTGCACCGGGAAGCGTATCGCCCACGCGCCGACCATTGGCTATTTCATCCTGGCTTACCAGCTTCTGTTCGGCGGTCAGGTGGCGAACCAACTTCCGCTTGATCGAGGCCATCAGATAAAACCGTACAGAGGTGGTTGGGCCGATGGTTGTGCGGTGTTTCCAGAGCTCAACAAACAAGTCATGAATGCAATCTTTGATCAACGCTCGGTCGGTAGCAAAATGGGCACAGTAGTGATAGAGCGTTTGAACGTAGTTTTGATACAGTCGGGCAAAAGCGTTTTCATCGCCACTGCGAAACTGGTTCCAAAGAGTTTCGTCATCAGGTCCGATTTGCGTACGAGAGCGAGGCATGAGGATATAGGTAAAGGTTTAGGAATGCGAAAGAAGTCTGTAAACATATTAATAATAAATTGAATTTAAAATGGTAATGCGAAATAAAATTTTTTTGTGGGCTTATTTAACAATTTGAAGAGGAACAAACGAGAACCTTTTGCCATCAAATAGTCCTTTGTCACTCAGTTTTAACGCAGGGATGACAAGTAAGGCCATGAACGACAGCGTCATAAAAGGTGCGGCCAAGGTGCTGCCCAACTCCTTTTTGGCGAATTGATCCAGCTTTGTGTATTGAGCGGCTACCTCATAGCCGTCGGTGTCGGTCATGAGCCCCGCAACGGGCAGGGGAAGCAATTGTGTTTCGGGGCGGGTCGTTAGGTGTAAAAATTCACGGCGGCTCATCAATTCCTGATCATGTTCGTGCGGTTGGGTACCTGCCACCGCCGATAGTCCGCCTTTTGCTTCAATAACCAGGTTGATCGCCTGACAGATGCTTTCGTCATCACAGCCAACCGCCGTAATGTTGTGCGAATCGTGACCAACCGATGAGGCAATAGCTCCGTGTTTCAACCCGAAATTTTTGATGAACGCAACGGACGGTGGCACATTTTCATAGCGGTTGACGACCACCAATTTGAGTATATCCCGCTCCGGATCAGACACCAGCTGGCCGTTTTCAACTTTCGGTTCAAAAAGCAGTTCGTTGGTGATGAGCTGCCCGTCCAGCGCTTCGATGACGCGAATTACCGGGGATGCCTGCGCGCGCACCGCAAACTCATCAACTGATTTAGGTTCGCAATTGAATTGATTTACGTGTTCATTCCGTAAATCAGCGATATTTGACGTCCCGTTTTCGGCCACCGATTCGCCATTGATAACTGTCTGCTGGATCGCAAAGGTTTGTAAGTTGTCGATGATGATGTAATCGGCGGGGTCGCCCTCGCGCAAAAGACCAACTGGCAACCGGTAGTGCAATACCGGGTTCAGGCAGGCAGCGCGCAGGACGTTCCACAGGGTATGGCCTTTAGCCAAAGCACGAAGAACCAGCTGGTTGATATGGCCTTCCGCCAGGGTATCCGGGTGCTTGTCGTCGGAACAAAACATGATCTGCTCCGGGAACTCGGCCAGCAGTGCGATTAAGGCGTCAAAATTCCGGGCGGCACTCCCTTCTCGAATGAGAATATGCATACCGCGCCGGGCTTTGTCGAGTCCTTCTTCGTAGGTAAAACACTCATGGTCTGTGCTGATGCCCGCGTCGATGTAGCGTTGCGCGTCGTCGCCAGTCAGCCCCGGTGCGTGACCGTCAACGGGTTTGTTGTAGGCTTTGGCTAGGGCAATTTTGGCCATAACGTCCGGATCTTCGTGCAGGACACCCGGAAAATTCATCATCTCGGCCAAATAACCAATCTCGTCTAAACCGAGCAGGTAGCGTACATCGTCAACACTAATTGTTGCGCCTGCCGTTTCGAAGGGAGTGGCCGGAACGCAGGAGGGCGCGCCAAACATAAACTTGAACGGCACTCGGGCGGCTTCGCGAAGCATGTATTCGACACCCGCTACTCCTAATACGTTGCCGATTTCGTGAGGGTCCGATACGGTTGCTACGGTGCCATGAACGACCGCCAGTCGGGCAAACTGGGGCGGGGTCAGGAGCGAACTTTCAACGTGAACATGGGCATCGACAAAGCCGGGGAGGATGTAGGGTTCGCCAATTCGTTCGGGACCGAGCAAGTCAATACGAGTAATACGACCCTGATCGATAGTAAGCGTACCGTAACTGATTGTCTGGTCGAACAGATTTAGAATGTTAGCCGTAGGCATAAATTAGATTCGGATAAAAAGTTTTCGGCGGTACATCCACCGGAGGATAAAGTAAAAGATGCCCAGCGTAACGGCACCCATGAGTAGCTGTTCGTAAGCAGGGCCAAAGATCTGAAATGGACCGTGCCCCAGATGCGTGTACAGCGAATTAATGATGAAGCGGTCGATTAGATGAACCAGACAGTAGATCGCAATGGAGTTCATGCCGACCACCACCAGCGGAAACGCCCAGCCCCGTCGCCCGGCTACATCGATAACGTAGTAAAAAAGAGCCAGCAGCCAGAAGCACCACCCACCACTGAACAGTACCCAGGCGGGTGTCCAGATCCGTTTGACCACCGGACAGATTCCGGCGAAATGGAGCAGAACGCCCGTTGCCAGACCGATACCTCCCGCCATCAGAAAACGTTTGAGAACGTCAGAGGACGATAACCCGGAACGGAGCCAGCGCCCCGCCTGTAGACCCAGCAGCATAGTGCCGAGCGTTGGGATAAAGCTAAGCGTTGCGTAGCCGCCACCGTTGAAGAGGAACGGACTTTCTCGCGGGAACAGGTTGAGAAACCACCGGTCGAATGCCCACGCCAGGTTACTGTTTTTGTTGAAATGCGCCATCAACCCCGTATAATGCTCTGGCCAGTTGGCCGGAACACCTACCGCACTATAATCGAAATTTGTCATGCCCGCGGGGTAGAGTACAAAGGCGAGCCAGTAGCCAAACAGAATCAGCCCAAAGGCGATCCAGGTCGTTCGGGTCGATGTTCGGCCCAACAGAAACAGGAAAGGGTAACCCAGCCCGATTTGCGTCAGCGTATCCTCAAAGGTGAAATAAGTCTGTTCCGAATGGGTCGAACGCAGAAAAATACCGAGCAAAATCAGGGTC contains the following coding sequences:
- a CDS encoding glycosyltransferase family 4 protein, which translates into the protein MNIILDASPLGIGFYHRQAQTGISRVVEQLLAGLQRADDVELQLAAPTHLAETMRFAQLSFGQSAPPFVNPPSEQALARFENRLLGSLAPGKLPSKLIRELAFRLRRATGREMARFDKSDLPTNAVYHSPFFPIPESLRNRRTLPLVQTIHDLIPIRHPEWFTSGEQTVKKVLATLSSETWVTTVSQATKDDFCEHTGFDPARVVPIRLAASSALFYPVTDETRKRAVRQKLGIGDEPYLLSLATLEPRKNIAHLIRSFGRMIDGGDLPADVRLVLVGTKGWKFNDIMAEASKNAALASRLIFTGFVQDDDLAPLYSGALAFVYPSLYEGFGLPPLEAMQCGVPIVTSDIPALAEVVGEAAIRVPPTDTDALCQAIGMVVNSPAVRTELSDRGRKQATQFSWDKFTAEHVALYKRTVG
- a CDS encoding diacylglycerol/lipid kinase family protein, giving the protein MPTLPSVLAIINPLSGTTTLAQKMVLRDTFLRKAEERHFAPEVAVTEYPGHATELAADATRRGVSRVLAIGGDGTINETAQALRRSATALGIVPVGSGNGLARHLGVPLNPIKAVERALNGQPVVIDSAEINEYSFFCTAGLGFEAYVAHAFALQPVRGLPTYVRTAFRAFWAYRPLQFSLDGQEKTLFSLTFANAGQFGNNAWMAPKANIADGRLEQCEIRPFPAQAAGMLTWRLFNKTLDQSPYWHGRSVTKATVVADGPLLIHADGEPLTLPEGKAEIRILPGSLLVLL
- a CDS encoding YybH family protein; this encodes MKPIFCAGLLFLLALPALGQQATDRRTILLALKRQTEDWNAGRIDRFMSTYWPSDSLTFVSSTGVTYGYTATLANYKKRYPDRDSMGTLKFDILQMDFPSPNVAYVIGRWHLTRPKVGNKGGHFTLLWHKIKKRWVIVSDHTS
- a CDS encoding RNA polymerase sigma factor, which codes for MPRSRTQIGPDDETLWNQFRSGDENAFARLYQNYVQTLYHYCAHFATDRALIKDCIHDLFVELWKHRTTIGPTTSVRFYLMASIKRKLVRHLTAEQKLVSQDEIANGRRVGDTLPGADPSHENLLIAYEEDSYMNDCLHQALEKLPRRQREAVHLRYFQNMSNEEISTLMQINIQSVYNLIFGAMSNLKRYITPENVAL
- the argC gene encoding N-acetyl-gamma-glutamyl-phosphate reductase, with the translated sequence MKLNVGIIGGAGYTGGELLRILINHPFVEVAFVHSNSQAGKPVWNTHTDLLGDTDLTFSGEEPAALLAQEGLDAIFLCSGHGASATFMAEHDLSDDITVIDLSNDFRDEHDDFVYGLPELQRERIQEATRIANPGCFATSIQLALLPLAKAGKLQADVQISAITGSTGAGQALVPTTGFTWRNNNISIYKAFTHQHLAEIRQSLTTLDPDFNHTINFIPYRGDFTRGIMANVYTPFSGTREEAKELYKAYYANHPFTHVSDAPVDVKQVVNTNKCFLHLELHDGQLLITSVIDNLTKGASGQAVQNLNLVFGLPEDTGLRLKPVAF
- a CDS encoding argininosuccinate synthase, which gives rise to MAQKKVVLAFSGGLDTSFCVKYLSEDRDMEVHSVLVDTGGFSDAELKAIEERAYSLGVKSHATISKTDDYYQQCLKFLVFGNVLKNNTYPLSVSAERIFQAIAAAEYARQIGASAIAHGSTGAGNDQVRFDMAFRIIIPDAEIITPIRDLRLSREAEIEYLKSKGVEQEWHKAAYSINKGLWGTSVGGKETLTSDQFLPESAWPTQVTKTEPETITLSFEHGEIKGISGAAFGNETYANPVDAIRKLTELAGPYGIGRDIHVGDTIIGIKGRVGFEAPAPLILIKAHHAIEKHVLGKWQMYWKEQLANWYGTMLHEGQFMDPVMRNIETFLSDTQGHVSGKVHVQLAPYRFQVLGIESDYDLMSSAFGSYGEMNNAWTGDDVRGFSKVASNQVMIYEKIREHNS
- a CDS encoding acyltransferase family protein, which gives rise to MLKNLFSLDTSLDKRVFGLDVMRAIAILVVVDAHARVALGDYYSGAFWHQLIPDGVELFFVLSGFLIGGILIRSYEKKGRFDADLLLNFWTRRWFRTLPNYYLVLGGLIGLALVRAWRSGLHHTLPPKETLVKYFFFVQNFARFIPDFFPETWSLAIEEWSYITLPLVLWLMHLLLPASWPRQRIVLAAILTVIVGTNLYRFLLAIHYPIEDGELGFRGIVLARLDAISYGVLAAYAKHYFPAQWTHPRLRQRLFVAGLLLTVLVAFSASIYILRFYVEAGVYPAYVFYKRTFYFPLIGLTMMLVMPYMDGWRNATGGWSRFGIAQIITHISLISYSMYLLNLTPIMLMIIERFPTTSLAVGWAKVAVFWVLVLVSSTLLFKYFEKPVTALRERLSKKEPTLLNEQKTGLPVQ
- a CDS encoding replication-associated recombination protein A codes for the protein MNTDSTPLPERVRPRTLDDVIGQRKLIGSGGALRRAVDAGRLPSMILWGPPGVGKTTLALLLAEAVKRSFIALSAINSGVKEIRDVLSRPSGMFPPVVFIDEIHRFNKSQQDALLGAVEKGQIILIGATTENPSFEVNSALLSRSQVYILEALSREELIQVVDRAIDKDAFLRSKHITVESYDALLRLSGGDGRKLLNLLELVASAHVSTEPLVITDEGVTTVAQQNIARYDKSGEQHYDIISAFIKSLRGSDPNAALYWMARMIVAGEDPVFIARRMLILASEDIGNANPTAMIMASEAVQAIRAIGMPEGRIILSQVAVYLATSPKSNASYVAIDDAIALAEQTAHLPVPLHLRNAPTKLMKQIGYGKEYQYAHAHEGNFAQQNFLPDDLKGHKLYEPGQNAREAEIRRSLQKWWGDWYGY